One Bombus pyrosoma isolate SC7728 linkage group LG9, ASM1482585v1, whole genome shotgun sequence genomic window carries:
- the LOC122570898 gene encoding N-acetyltransferase ESCO2 isoform X2, translating to MSVYLPKESLHTPRRVQKCLFGSGESSRKKKICRIQRDLNSSSGEESDLGPMNVMEHSPQKGILADSPKFLSNSPFNNSNKRTPNQTILDTSERQFGIELQNSIIETPHKSRSPKNKLITSLNLDSKISLSRVHRRKSLNILDIIENSPEKKENNLKRHAFEELENTVTKLLKTDENYLIPKARAALFQDRDYKSKLKNITLSTRNFYSNSETKRDCKIISELAEQKRQVSFIKHASNYKRSMKKHTIGGINAGVSHGIKKPKLKANLDIKHNNSTGMINNIQYMNIQEHFSNGEEQRTELISSSPEERILSPEIDLNKRFFKIRRSSKRNSSAIVTINNNVKLKIQSDGKMALNQKNGKQAYRQPKHVDTSFDATDLSVDEPELESAIEKERVSNILKILENDWADDDYDTMEVLINERHEHISPLKPVAVLNDVSMSPASELSTMTSTMNIKDISTPTVHKNISLDNNEVTSEEKYYPLFNKAYSVNKILSGNNKKSTSNAKGTTNWQLSMKLNGDDNQYQLDAGQKNFGATQCAECGIVYQVGDPEDENAHLNYHNNKKSLKFSGWKTERVIMEDPFTLSRVILVEPNDSKICWKKVKEVLEYVDRDLGLACTKLPDYEEKKVYLYIRGKAIIGVLVAEHITTAHRMIPELLELDCCTAESSPAKCGINVVWTDLNHRRQGIATKLIDILR from the exons ATGTCTGTATATTTACCAAAAGAATCATTACACACTCCACGTAGAGtgcaaaaatgtttatttggATCAGGTGAAAGttcaaggaaaaagaagatctGTAGAATTCAAAGAGATTTAAACAGCTCATCTGGAGAAGAGTCAGATTTGGGGCCTATGAATGTTATGGAACATTCTCCACAAAAAGGAATATTAGCAGATTCACCAAAATTTCTGTCTAACTCTCCAttcaataattctaataaGCGGACACCAAATCAGACAATACTTGATACATCAGAAAGACAATTTGGCATAGAGCTGCAAAATAGTATAATAGAAACACCACATAAGTCTAGAAGTccaaaaaacaaattaataacatcATTAAATTTAGATAGTAAAATATCCTTATCTAGAGTTCATAGGCGTAAATCGCTTAATATTCTTGATATCATTGAAAATTCAcctgagaaaaaagaaaataacttAAAGAGACATGCATttgaagaattagaaaatacagttacaaaattgctaaaaactgatgaaaattatttaataccaaAAGCTAGAGCAGCTTTATTTCAAGATAGAGATTATAAAtcaaaactgaaaaatataacactcagtactagaaatttttatagtaattctgAGACCAAACGTGACTGTAAAATCATCTCTGAATTAGCAGAACAAAAACGACAAGTGAGTTTTATAAAACATGCATCCAATTATAAAAGATCTATGAAAAAACATACAATAGGAGGAATTAATGCTGGTGTGTCACATGGTATTAAGAAACCAAAACTGAAGgcaaatttagatataaaacataataatagtacagggatgattaataatatacaatatatgaatatacaagaacatttttcaaacggAGAAGAGCAAAGAACAGAGTTAATAAGTTCATCAccagaagaaagaattttatcaCCAGAAATTGATCTTAATAAACGCTTTTTCAAAATTAGAAGGTCGTCAAAGAGAAATTCTTCAGCTATAgtaactataaataataatgtgaAATTAAAGATTCAGTCAGATGGTAAAATGGCACTAAATCAAAAGAATGGTAAACAGGCTTATAGACAACCGAAACATGTAGATACTTCTTTTGATGCAACTGATTTGTCAGTAGATGAACCAGAATTGGAATCTGCcatagagaaagaaagagtaagtaatatattaaagattttGGAGAACGATTGGGCTGATGATGATTATGATACTATGGAAGTACTAATTAATGAAAGGCATGAGCATATTTCACCATTAAAGCCAGTAGCAGTATTGAATGACGTTAGTATGTCACCAGCAAGTGAACTTAGTACTATGACTTCAACTATGAATATTAAGGACATTAGTACACCAACagttcacaaaaatatttctctggaCAATAATGAAGTTACATcagaagagaaatattatccattatttaataaagctTACTCggtcaataaaattttgag tggaaataataaaaaatccaCATCTAATGCAAAAGGAACTACAAATTGGCAATTGTCTATGAAACTAAATGGTGATGACAATCAATATCAATTGGATGCAGGGCAAAAGAATTTTGGAGCAACACAATGTGCTGAATGCGGTATTGTATATCAAGTTGGGGATCCAGAAGATGAAAATGCtcatttaaattatcataataataaaaaaagtttaaaattttcc GGTTGGAAAACGGAACGTGTAATTATGGAGGATCCATTTACATTAAGTCGAGTAATCTTGGTAGAACCAAATGATTCGAAAATATGTtggaagaaagtaaaagaagtTTTAGAATATGTTGACAGAGATTTAGGATTAGCTTGTACAAAACTACCGGATTACGAGGAGAAAAAA GTGTATTTATACATTAGGGGCAAAGCCATTATAGGAGTATTAGTCGCGGAACATATAACGACTGCACATCGCATGATCCCTGAATTACTAGAACTGGACTGCTGTACAGCAGAAAGTAGCCCTGCAAAATGTGGTATCAATGTTGTATGGACGGATTTAAATCATCGTAGACAAGGGATAGCCACTAAATTGATCGATATATTacg ATGA
- the LOC122570903 gene encoding galectin-6-like, which translates to MSVHQTEIFVQTKENALREFSFVDEETVPLNASKPVPLQPLKPTSAVVVTGYVPPNALRFSVNLLCKTTGNIALHFNARLDRGYVVRNSKFRGCWEEEETCSPAGHTAFRRNSYVHILIFCTANEYQIAVNAEHFCAFAYRMPLEDVMYLEINGSLEDTRFRQFELFVYPDPKLCRPSNVLSLKIDRPLVEFLDIPITVDIGNEFKTGARLFIAGRLKLLPHSFYVNLQKGKAVYPHPAIALHLNPRFLYGSSAPYVVMNCWSNGSWGREERHSGHLSWMPGRDFLLTIRCEIEAYTIWLGEKMIGEFKHRLQPTIIDTLKISGDIVLHNLAMNYSN; encoded by the exons ATGTCTGTACATCAAACTGAAATTTTCGTGCAAACAAAAGAAAACGCTCTTCGTGAATTTTCGTTTGTCGATGAAGAAACAGTGCCGTTA AATGCTTCAAAACCGGTTCCATTGCAACCTTTGAAACCAACATCAGCTGTAGTGGTTACAGGCTATGTTCCTCCCAATGCTTTGAG ATTTTCAGTGAACTTATTATGCAAAACCACCGGAAATATCGCATTGCATTTTAACGCACGATTAGACAGGGGTTATGTGgttcgaaattcgaaattcagGGGATGTTGGGAGGAGGAGGAAACCTGTTCTCCTGCAGGGCATACCGCTTTCCGCCGGAACTCCTATGTTcacattttgatattttgtactGCCAATGAATATCAA aTTGCTGTCAATGCAGAACATTTTTGCGCATTTGCGTATAGAATGCCTCTTGAAGATGTAATGTATCTTGAAATAAATGGATCATTGGAAGACACTCGGTTTAGGCAATTTGAATTGTTCGTTTATCCTGATCCAAAGTTATGCAGACCAAGTAACGttttaagtttaaaaattgatcggCCACTGGTCGAATTTCTT GATATTCCAATTACGGTAGATATaggaaatgaatttaaaaccGGAGCTAGGCTTTTCATTGCTGGAAGACTGAAACTTCTGCCTCATTC attttatgtaaatttacaaaagGGAAAAGCAGTTTATCCACATCCAGCAATTGCATTGCATTTAAATCCACGTTTTTTATATGGCAGTAGCGCACCCTATGTCGTTATGAACTGTTGGTCAAATGGGTCTTGGGGACGCGAAGAAAGGCACTCAGGTCATCTATCTTGGATGCCTGGTCGTGATTTTCTTCTAAC AATTCGGTGCGAAATCGAAGCATATACAATATGGCTAGGCGAAAAAATGATTGGTGAATTCAAACACAGATTACAACCAACTATCATCGATACTCTTAAAATATCCGGAGACATCGTACTTCATAATCTAGCcatgaattattcaaattaa
- the LOC122570898 gene encoding N-acetyltransferase ESCO2 isoform X1: MSVYLPKESLHTPRRVQKCLFGSGESSRKKKICRIQRDLNSSSGEESDLGPMNVMEHSPQKGILADSPKFLSNSPFNNSNKRTPNQTILDTSERQFGIELQNSIIETPHKSRSPKNKLITSLNLDSKISLSRVHRRKSLNILDIIENSPEKKENNLKRHAFEELENTVTKLLKTDENYLIPKARAALFQDRDYKSKLKNITLSTRNFYSNSETKRDCKIISELAEQKRQVSFIKHASNYKRSMKKHTIGGINAGVSHGIKKPKLKANLDIKHNNSTGMINNIQYMNIQEHFSNGEEQRTELISSSPEERILSPEIDLNKRFFKIRRSSKRNSSAIVTINNNVKLKIQSDGKMALNQKNGKQAYRQPKHVDTSFDATDLSVDEPELESAIEKERVSNILKILENDWADDDYDTMEVLINERHEHISPLKPVAVLNDVSMSPASELSTMTSTMNIKDISTPTVHKNISLDNNEVTSEEKYYPLFNKAYSVNKILSGNNKKSTSNAKGTTNWQLSMKLNGDDNQYQLDAGQKNFGATQCAECGIVYQVGDPEDENAHLNYHNNKKSLKFSGWKTERVIMEDPFTLSRVILVEPNDSKICWKKVKEVLEYVDRDLGLACTKLPDYEEKKVYLYIRGKAIIGVLVAEHITTAHRMIPELLELDCCTAESSPAKCGINVVWTDLNHRRQGIATKLIDILRAHFYFGYVMPIDDIAFSIPTPSGKIFAEKYTKTRNFKVYS, encoded by the exons ATGTCTGTATATTTACCAAAAGAATCATTACACACTCCACGTAGAGtgcaaaaatgtttatttggATCAGGTGAAAGttcaaggaaaaagaagatctGTAGAATTCAAAGAGATTTAAACAGCTCATCTGGAGAAGAGTCAGATTTGGGGCCTATGAATGTTATGGAACATTCTCCACAAAAAGGAATATTAGCAGATTCACCAAAATTTCTGTCTAACTCTCCAttcaataattctaataaGCGGACACCAAATCAGACAATACTTGATACATCAGAAAGACAATTTGGCATAGAGCTGCAAAATAGTATAATAGAAACACCACATAAGTCTAGAAGTccaaaaaacaaattaataacatcATTAAATTTAGATAGTAAAATATCCTTATCTAGAGTTCATAGGCGTAAATCGCTTAATATTCTTGATATCATTGAAAATTCAcctgagaaaaaagaaaataacttAAAGAGACATGCATttgaagaattagaaaatacagttacaaaattgctaaaaactgatgaaaattatttaataccaaAAGCTAGAGCAGCTTTATTTCAAGATAGAGATTATAAAtcaaaactgaaaaatataacactcagtactagaaatttttatagtaattctgAGACCAAACGTGACTGTAAAATCATCTCTGAATTAGCAGAACAAAAACGACAAGTGAGTTTTATAAAACATGCATCCAATTATAAAAGATCTATGAAAAAACATACAATAGGAGGAATTAATGCTGGTGTGTCACATGGTATTAAGAAACCAAAACTGAAGgcaaatttagatataaaacataataatagtacagggatgattaataatatacaatatatgaatatacaagaacatttttcaaacggAGAAGAGCAAAGAACAGAGTTAATAAGTTCATCAccagaagaaagaattttatcaCCAGAAATTGATCTTAATAAACGCTTTTTCAAAATTAGAAGGTCGTCAAAGAGAAATTCTTCAGCTATAgtaactataaataataatgtgaAATTAAAGATTCAGTCAGATGGTAAAATGGCACTAAATCAAAAGAATGGTAAACAGGCTTATAGACAACCGAAACATGTAGATACTTCTTTTGATGCAACTGATTTGTCAGTAGATGAACCAGAATTGGAATCTGCcatagagaaagaaagagtaagtaatatattaaagattttGGAGAACGATTGGGCTGATGATGATTATGATACTATGGAAGTACTAATTAATGAAAGGCATGAGCATATTTCACCATTAAAGCCAGTAGCAGTATTGAATGACGTTAGTATGTCACCAGCAAGTGAACTTAGTACTATGACTTCAACTATGAATATTAAGGACATTAGTACACCAACagttcacaaaaatatttctctggaCAATAATGAAGTTACATcagaagagaaatattatccattatttaataaagctTACTCggtcaataaaattttgag tggaaataataaaaaatccaCATCTAATGCAAAAGGAACTACAAATTGGCAATTGTCTATGAAACTAAATGGTGATGACAATCAATATCAATTGGATGCAGGGCAAAAGAATTTTGGAGCAACACAATGTGCTGAATGCGGTATTGTATATCAAGTTGGGGATCCAGAAGATGAAAATGCtcatttaaattatcataataataaaaaaagtttaaaattttcc GGTTGGAAAACGGAACGTGTAATTATGGAGGATCCATTTACATTAAGTCGAGTAATCTTGGTAGAACCAAATGATTCGAAAATATGTtggaagaaagtaaaagaagtTTTAGAATATGTTGACAGAGATTTAGGATTAGCTTGTACAAAACTACCGGATTACGAGGAGAAAAAA GTGTATTTATACATTAGGGGCAAAGCCATTATAGGAGTATTAGTCGCGGAACATATAACGACTGCACATCGCATGATCCCTGAATTACTAGAACTGGACTGCTGTACAGCAGAAAGTAGCCCTGCAAAATGTGGTATCAATGTTGTATGGACGGATTTAAATCATCGTAGACAAGGGATAGCCACTAAATTGATCGATATATTacg agctcatttttattttggttATGTAATGCCTATAGATGACATAGCGTTTTCAATTCCAACTccaagtggaaaaatatttgctgaaAAATATACCAAAACACGGAATTTCAAAGTATAtagttaa
- the LOC122570897 gene encoding glycogen phosphorylase isoform X1 gives MSASDMDHEKRKQISVRGIVDVENVGNFKKTFNRHLHYTLVKDRNVATSRDYFMALAHSVKDNLVSRWIRTQQYYYEKDPKRVYYLSLEYYMGRTLQNTMINLGIQGACDEAMYQMGLDIEELEELEEDAGLGNGGLGRLAACFLDSMATLGLAAYGYGIRYEYGIFAQKIKNGEQVEEPDDWLRYGNPWEKARPEFMLPVNFYGQVIDTPEGKKWINTQVVFAMPYDNPVPGYKNNFVNTLRLWSAKSPIEFNLKFFNDGDYIQAVFDRTLAENITRVLYPNDNFFEGKELRLKQEYFMVAATLQDIIRRYKASKFGSKEHHRTDFDLFPDKVAIQLNDTHPSLAIPELMRILIDVEGLPWEKAWDITTRTCAYTNHTVLPEALERWPTSLLESILPRHLQIIYHINFLHLQEVSAKYPGDMDRLRRMSLIEEEGEKRVNMAHLSIVGSHAINGVAAIHSEILKSGVFKDFYEMTPEKFQNKTNGITPRRWLLLCNPNLSDIIEEKIGSDWTVHLEQLAQLKQWAKDPVFQRSITKVKQENKLRLAQMLEKDYGVKINPASIFDIQVKRIHEYKRQLLNCLHVITLYNRIKKNPTAPFVPRTVMIGGKAAPGYHLAKKIIKLICSVGNVVNNDPIVGDKLKFIFLENYRVTLAEKIIPAADLSEQISTAGTEASGTGNMKFMLNGALTIGTLDGANVEMAEEMGIDNIFIFGMTVDEVEELKKRGYNAYDYYNRIPELKQCVDQIQGGFFSPNNPDEFKDITNVLLNWDRFYLFADYESYIKMQDHVSKVYQDESKWVEMTINNIASSGKFSSDRTIAEYAREIWGVEPSWQRLPAPHEPRDI, from the exons ATGTCAGCATCAGACATGGATCACGAAAAgaggaaacaaatttctgtgCGCGGGATTGTTGATGTGGAGAATGtgggaaattttaaaaaaacgtTCAATAGGCATCTTCATTACACTTTGGTGAAAGATCGTAATGTGGCTACGAGCAGAGATTATTTCATGGCCTTGGCACACAGCGTCAAGGACAACTTGGTCTCTAGATGGATACGCACTCAACAATATTATTACGAGAAAGACCCAAAA AGAGTTTACTATCTTTCCCTGGAATACTACATGGGAAGGACCCTTCAAAACACCATGATTAACTTAGGCATCCAAGGTGCTTGTGACGAAGCTATGTACCAG ATGGGCTTGGATATTGAAGAGCTCGAAGAACTTGAAGAAGATGCAGGTTTAGGAAATGGAGGTTTAGGAAGACTAGCAGCTTGTTTCTTGGATAGTATGGCTACCCTTGGTCTAGCTGCTTATGGTTACGGTATTCGGTATGAATATGGTATATTTGcgcagaaaataaaaaatggagaaCAGGTGGAGGAACCAGATGATTGGCTACGTTATGGAAACCCGTGGGAGAAGGCTAGACCAGAATTCATGCTCCCTGTAAACTTCTATGGACAGGTGATTGATACTCCTGAAGGAAAGAAATGGATCAATACTCAA GTCGTATTTGCGATGCCATATGATAATCCGGTTCCTGGATACAAAAACAACTTTGTTAATACTCTTAGATTATGGTCTGCTAAGTCGccaatagaatttaatttgaaatttt tCAACGACGGTGATTATATCCAAGCTGTGTTTGACCGCACCTTGGCGGAGAACATCACTAGGGTATTATATCCTAATGACAATTTCTTTGAGGGTAAAGAATTACGATTGAAGCAAGAATACTTCATGGTAGCGGCTACTCTTCAAGATATCATACGAAG GTATAAAGCCAGCAAATTTGGTTCAAAGGAACACCATAGAACAGATTTTGACTTATTCCCCGACAAAGTGGCCATTCAGTTGAACGATACTCATCCTTCTTTGGCTATTCCTGAACTTATGAGAATTCTTATCGACGTCGAAGGACTTCCTTGGGAAAAAGCTTGGGACATAACAACGAGAACATGCGCTTATACTAATCACACGGTTCTTCCAGAAGCTTTAGAGAGATGGCCCACAAGCCTGTTAGAAAGCATTCTTCCTAGACATTTACAAATCATTTATCATATTAATTTCCTCCATTTGCAAGAAGTTTCCGCTAAATACCCGGGAGACATGGATCGTCTTCGTCGCATGTCTTTGATCGAGGAGGAAGGTGAAAAGAGAGTTAACATGGCTCATCTTTCGATTGTGGGTAGTCATGCTATCAACGGTGTCGCAGCAATTCATTcggaaattttgaaaagtgGCGT GTTCAAAGACTTTTATGAAATGACGCCTGAGAAATTCCAGAATAAAACTAATGGTATTACACCACGAAGATGGCTCCTTCTGTGCAATCCGAATCTCTCAGATATAATCGAAGAA AAAATTGGCAGCGACTGGACAGTACATTTAGAACAGCTCGCTCAGCTGAAACAATGGGCCAAGGATCCAGTTTTCCAGCGCAGCATTACGAAagtaaaacaagaaaataaattgagatTAGCGCAAATGCTTGAGAAAGATTATGGAGTTAAAATAAATCCTGCTTCTATCTTTGATATTCAG GTGAAGCGAATACATGAATACAAGAGGCAACTATTAAACTGTTTACACGTAATCACATTATAcaacagaataaaaaaaaatccaacCGCACCATTCGTTCCTCGAACGGTGATGATTGGAGGAAAAGCTGCTCCCGGTTATCATCTAGccaaaaaaattataaagctAATTTGCAGTGTAGGAAACGTTGTAAACAACGATCCTATTGTTggagataaattgaaatttattttcttagagAATTATCGAGTTACATTAGCGGAGAAAATAATTCCAGCAGCAGATTTGAGTGAACAAATTTCTACTGCAGGTACTGAAGCTTCGGGTACCGGAAATATGAAGTTTATG tTAAATGGAGCCTTGACAATTGGCACATTAGACGGTGCTAACGTAGAGATGGCTGAAGAAATGGgtatagataatatattcattttcgGTATGACTGTTGATGAAGTCGAAGAGTTGAAGAAAAGGGGATACAATGCTTATGATTATTACAACAGAATCCCAGAACTAAAACAATGTGTCGATCAGATCCAGGGTGGCTTCTTCAGCCCCAATAATCCAGAcgaatttaaagatattaccaatgttttattaaactgggacagattttatttgtttgctgATTATGAGAGCTATATAAAGATGCAAGATCATGTCAGTAAAGTTTACCAG GATGAAAGTAAGTGGGTAGAGATGACGATCAATAACATAGCTTCTTcgggaaaattttcatcggatAGAACGATTGCAGAATATGCTCGTGAAATTTGGGGCGTTGAACCATCTTGGCAACGACTTCCTGCACCTCATGAACCGCGggacatttaa
- the LOC122570897 gene encoding glycogen phosphorylase isoform X2, with the protein MGRTLQNTMINLGIQGACDEAMYQMGLDIEELEELEEDAGLGNGGLGRLAACFLDSMATLGLAAYGYGIRYEYGIFAQKIKNGEQVEEPDDWLRYGNPWEKARPEFMLPVNFYGQVIDTPEGKKWINTQVVFAMPYDNPVPGYKNNFVNTLRLWSAKSPIEFNLKFFNDGDYIQAVFDRTLAENITRVLYPNDNFFEGKELRLKQEYFMVAATLQDIIRRYKASKFGSKEHHRTDFDLFPDKVAIQLNDTHPSLAIPELMRILIDVEGLPWEKAWDITTRTCAYTNHTVLPEALERWPTSLLESILPRHLQIIYHINFLHLQEVSAKYPGDMDRLRRMSLIEEEGEKRVNMAHLSIVGSHAINGVAAIHSEILKSGVFKDFYEMTPEKFQNKTNGITPRRWLLLCNPNLSDIIEEKIGSDWTVHLEQLAQLKQWAKDPVFQRSITKVKQENKLRLAQMLEKDYGVKINPASIFDIQVKRIHEYKRQLLNCLHVITLYNRIKKNPTAPFVPRTVMIGGKAAPGYHLAKKIIKLICSVGNVVNNDPIVGDKLKFIFLENYRVTLAEKIIPAADLSEQISTAGTEASGTGNMKFMLNGALTIGTLDGANVEMAEEMGIDNIFIFGMTVDEVEELKKRGYNAYDYYNRIPELKQCVDQIQGGFFSPNNPDEFKDITNVLLNWDRFYLFADYESYIKMQDHVSKVYQDESKWVEMTINNIASSGKFSSDRTIAEYAREIWGVEPSWQRLPAPHEPRDI; encoded by the exons ATGGGAAGGACCCTTCAAAACACCATGATTAACTTAGGCATCCAAGGTGCTTGTGACGAAGCTATGTACCAG ATGGGCTTGGATATTGAAGAGCTCGAAGAACTTGAAGAAGATGCAGGTTTAGGAAATGGAGGTTTAGGAAGACTAGCAGCTTGTTTCTTGGATAGTATGGCTACCCTTGGTCTAGCTGCTTATGGTTACGGTATTCGGTATGAATATGGTATATTTGcgcagaaaataaaaaatggagaaCAGGTGGAGGAACCAGATGATTGGCTACGTTATGGAAACCCGTGGGAGAAGGCTAGACCAGAATTCATGCTCCCTGTAAACTTCTATGGACAGGTGATTGATACTCCTGAAGGAAAGAAATGGATCAATACTCAA GTCGTATTTGCGATGCCATATGATAATCCGGTTCCTGGATACAAAAACAACTTTGTTAATACTCTTAGATTATGGTCTGCTAAGTCGccaatagaatttaatttgaaatttt tCAACGACGGTGATTATATCCAAGCTGTGTTTGACCGCACCTTGGCGGAGAACATCACTAGGGTATTATATCCTAATGACAATTTCTTTGAGGGTAAAGAATTACGATTGAAGCAAGAATACTTCATGGTAGCGGCTACTCTTCAAGATATCATACGAAG GTATAAAGCCAGCAAATTTGGTTCAAAGGAACACCATAGAACAGATTTTGACTTATTCCCCGACAAAGTGGCCATTCAGTTGAACGATACTCATCCTTCTTTGGCTATTCCTGAACTTATGAGAATTCTTATCGACGTCGAAGGACTTCCTTGGGAAAAAGCTTGGGACATAACAACGAGAACATGCGCTTATACTAATCACACGGTTCTTCCAGAAGCTTTAGAGAGATGGCCCACAAGCCTGTTAGAAAGCATTCTTCCTAGACATTTACAAATCATTTATCATATTAATTTCCTCCATTTGCAAGAAGTTTCCGCTAAATACCCGGGAGACATGGATCGTCTTCGTCGCATGTCTTTGATCGAGGAGGAAGGTGAAAAGAGAGTTAACATGGCTCATCTTTCGATTGTGGGTAGTCATGCTATCAACGGTGTCGCAGCAATTCATTcggaaattttgaaaagtgGCGT GTTCAAAGACTTTTATGAAATGACGCCTGAGAAATTCCAGAATAAAACTAATGGTATTACACCACGAAGATGGCTCCTTCTGTGCAATCCGAATCTCTCAGATATAATCGAAGAA AAAATTGGCAGCGACTGGACAGTACATTTAGAACAGCTCGCTCAGCTGAAACAATGGGCCAAGGATCCAGTTTTCCAGCGCAGCATTACGAAagtaaaacaagaaaataaattgagatTAGCGCAAATGCTTGAGAAAGATTATGGAGTTAAAATAAATCCTGCTTCTATCTTTGATATTCAG GTGAAGCGAATACATGAATACAAGAGGCAACTATTAAACTGTTTACACGTAATCACATTATAcaacagaataaaaaaaaatccaacCGCACCATTCGTTCCTCGAACGGTGATGATTGGAGGAAAAGCTGCTCCCGGTTATCATCTAGccaaaaaaattataaagctAATTTGCAGTGTAGGAAACGTTGTAAACAACGATCCTATTGTTggagataaattgaaatttattttcttagagAATTATCGAGTTACATTAGCGGAGAAAATAATTCCAGCAGCAGATTTGAGTGAACAAATTTCTACTGCAGGTACTGAAGCTTCGGGTACCGGAAATATGAAGTTTATG tTAAATGGAGCCTTGACAATTGGCACATTAGACGGTGCTAACGTAGAGATGGCTGAAGAAATGGgtatagataatatattcattttcgGTATGACTGTTGATGAAGTCGAAGAGTTGAAGAAAAGGGGATACAATGCTTATGATTATTACAACAGAATCCCAGAACTAAAACAATGTGTCGATCAGATCCAGGGTGGCTTCTTCAGCCCCAATAATCCAGAcgaatttaaagatattaccaatgttttattaaactgggacagattttatttgtttgctgATTATGAGAGCTATATAAAGATGCAAGATCATGTCAGTAAAGTTTACCAG GATGAAAGTAAGTGGGTAGAGATGACGATCAATAACATAGCTTCTTcgggaaaattttcatcggatAGAACGATTGCAGAATATGCTCGTGAAATTTGGGGCGTTGAACCATCTTGGCAACGACTTCCTGCACCTCATGAACCGCGggacatttaa